The Candidatus Krumholzibacteriota bacterium genomic interval GGCGCATCGTCGAGGGCGCCCGGTGCGATCTGGTGCACGCGCATCTCTTCCATGCCGAGATCGTCGCCGCGGCGGCCACCTTCTTCACCGCCGCGCCTCTCGTCGCGACGCGGCACTCGGCGGGGCTCGAGTTCTGCGGCGTCCGGCGTTTCGCCGCGCGACTCGCCGCGCGCCGCATCTCCCGGCTGATCGCGGTGAGCAGGGGCGCGGCCGCCGAGGCCGCCGCGACGGGGCTGAGCCCCGACCGGATCGAGACGATCCCCAACGGTGTCGACACGACGCGTTTCCGGCCCCTCGACACGGAGGAGCGCGAGGCTCGTCGGCGGTTCTTTTTCGAGGAGTTCTTCCCCGGCGATCCGCCGGCTCGCCCCCTGTTCGTCGGCGCGGCCGGGGGGCTCAAGCCGGTCAAGGACTTCGGTCTTCTGCTCCGCGCGGCGGCCGCGGCCGAGCGGCGGATCGACGCGGATCTGCGTGTCGCGGTGGCGGGAGAGGGAGACGAGCGCGACGCGCTGGAGGCCCTCGCGCGGTCTCTCGGCACGCCGGCGCGGACCGCCCTCGCCGGACACCTGTCCCGCCCGGAGGAGTTCTATCCCCTCCTCGACCTCTTCGTGCTCTCCTCGAAATCGGAGGCGGTGCCGATGGTCCTCGTCGAGGCGATGTCCTCCGGCGCCGCCTGCATCGCCACGGACGTCGGCGACGCGGAAGAGATCCTCGGCGACACGGGGCTGATCGTGCCTCCCGGAGACGAGGAAGCGCTCGCCGGGGCGATCGTGAAACTCGCCGCCGACGACGGTCTCCGGCGCGACCTGGGACGCCGGGCCCGCGTCCGCGCCATGGAGCGCTTCGACCGCGAGATATGGGGCGCCCGCACGATCGGCGTCTACCGCCGGCTGCTCGACGAAAA includes:
- a CDS encoding glycosyltransferase, which gives rise to MTRVLFFISSLGHGGAENHLLNLCDYLGDNGASSVVCTLSREEEPLEDAFRERAVPLRRLPLDTLPALLRPGRLAALRRIVEGARCDLVHAHLFHAEIVAAAATFFTAAPLVATRHSAGLEFCGVRRFAARLAARRISRLIAVSRGAAAEAAATGLSPDRIETIPNGVDTTRFRPLDTEEREARRRFFFEEFFPGDPPARPLFVGAAGGLKPVKDFGLLLRAAAAAERRIDADLRVAVAGEGDERDALEALARSLGTPARTALAGHLSRPEEFYPLLDLFVLSSKSEAVPMVLVEAMSSGAACIATDVGDAEEILGDTGLIVPPGDEEALAGAIVKLAADDGLRRDLGRRARVRAMERFDREIWGARTIGVYRRLLDEKK